From a region of the Pseudanabaena sp. ABRG5-3 genome:
- a CDS encoding TldD/PmbA family protein, which yields MDIWQVKAQLSDLVSKYKSQVDFFAIRLERSQGADIFLRSGKVETLSTGISIGGQVRACHKGGWGFASFNDLRNLEHKLQEAIAAAKWVGNEETILAEVAPVQAKVSLVKESPQRIDLMAKKDLCSHYSDILRSVSDRVVSTAVRYGDCTQQVIFTNSEGTMIEQEWSDWEMRCSATARKGDIVQTGRETFGSRRTYTDLLNLDQQVIGAAQRAVTALDLPNVQGNSYTVVIDPILAGLFVHEAFGHLSEADMLYENPDMLETMSIGRRFGSEALQIFDGAAPAEHRGSYLYDDEGVPATTTQLIKDGVLVGRLHSRETAGKLGEQVTGNARCLDYHYPPIVRMTNTWIGRGQTPVADLFNDIPLGVYAKNWQGGMTNGEMFTFTAGEAWMIRDGKIAEPVRDVTLSGNVFETLADIEAIGDDFLWDESGGCGKGGQSGLAVGCGSPSLRIRNAIIGGESNG from the coding sequence ATGGATATATGGCAAGTTAAGGCTCAACTTTCAGACCTAGTGAGCAAGTACAAATCTCAGGTAGATTTCTTTGCCATTCGATTGGAGCGATCGCAGGGTGCGGATATCTTTTTACGCAGTGGTAAAGTCGAAACCCTGAGTACAGGTATTTCCATCGGCGGACAGGTAAGGGCTTGTCACAAAGGAGGCTGGGGATTTGCAAGTTTTAATGACCTTCGCAATTTAGAGCATAAACTTCAAGAAGCGATCGCTGCGGCAAAATGGGTGGGTAATGAAGAAACGATTCTTGCTGAGGTTGCCCCTGTGCAGGCAAAGGTATCTCTGGTCAAGGAAAGCCCTCAACGAATCGACCTAATGGCGAAAAAAGACCTATGCAGTCATTACAGTGATATTTTGCGATCGGTTTCCGATCGCGTCGTCAGTACGGCTGTGCGCTACGGAGACTGCACACAGCAAGTGATATTCACCAATTCCGAAGGCACAATGATCGAGCAAGAATGGTCGGATTGGGAAATGCGCTGTTCTGCAACGGCACGAAAAGGAGATATTGTGCAAACAGGTCGCGAAACCTTTGGTTCAAGACGTACCTATACAGATCTATTAAATCTAGATCAACAGGTGATCGGTGCAGCCCAACGCGCAGTGACTGCCCTAGATTTACCTAATGTGCAAGGCAATAGCTATACCGTTGTCATCGATCCTATTTTGGCAGGATTATTTGTCCATGAAGCCTTTGGTCATCTATCAGAAGCGGATATGCTCTATGAAAATCCCGATATGCTGGAAACCATGAGCATTGGGCGCAGATTTGGCTCTGAGGCTCTCCAAATTTTTGATGGGGCTGCACCTGCGGAACATCGGGGCAGTTATCTCTATGACGATGAAGGTGTACCTGCAACGACAACCCAATTGATTAAGGATGGGGTATTAGTAGGCAGACTGCATTCTCGCGAAACCGCAGGCAAACTCGGTGAACAGGTGACAGGCAATGCCCGATGTTTAGATTATCACTATCCTCCAATCGTTCGCATGACTAATACTTGGATTGGGCGCGGACAAACACCCGTAGCCGATTTATTTAATGATATTCCCCTTGGTGTATATGCCAAAAACTGGCAAGGGGGCATGACCAATGGAGAAATGTTTACCTTTACGGCTGGCGAAGCTTGGATGATTCGTGATGGCAAAATTGCCGAACCAGTTAGAGATGTCACCCTTTCAGGTAATGTATTTGAGACCTTAGCAGATATCGAGGCGATCGGCGATGACTTTTTGTGGGATGAGTCAGGCGGCTGTGGTAAAGGCGGACAGAGTGGGCTTGCCGTTGGTTGCGGTTCTCCTAGTTTGAGAATTAGAAATGCGATCATCGGAGGTGAATCCAATGGCTAG
- a CDS encoding sensor histidine kinase has protein sequence MARIRTELKDVNLQLVQTIAEQQLNEDRLNLQLTRLRLMYDFVSALNAAQTVQEIYQIALNGICPALRTSRAALITADVNYSLKYQESVGISEDYKQAIEEFFESAYDRSELKSRTFPHCAIFPSDRLLQEICHAENIGAWAVFPLEYENRHLGDIFAYFDSPRQFNEEEVQLTQTIVTYIAIAITRKQAEQALKESQQFIQRITDTTPNIIYIYDIEESRNIYCNQTIYHILGYTPLEIQAMGDSLLDIVIHPDDLAKIKEHYTSVRPKKFEDLFLFEYRMKDVHGNWKWFYSQETVFLCNPDGTVKQTIGAASDITNLKEVETRLQSSLAEKEVLLREVHHRVKNNLSVVDSLLSMQARYVHDIEALQCLSDSQRRIHTMSLIHEQLYQSQDVGKVDFCEYLQRLVSNLYSSTSFNTSQIELKLNLSPTLLNIDTAISVGLIVNELLTNAFKHAFPNNMKGVIEVSLYEIVDDAQLHLIIRDNGVGMTENIDIKSTASLGLRLVRILTQQLRASLDLSCEIGTSFHLIFHSNP, from the coding sequence ATGGCTAGAATCCGCACCGAACTCAAGGATGTCAATTTACAACTGGTGCAAACGATCGCTGAGCAACAACTGAATGAAGATCGATTGAATTTGCAGCTTACTCGTCTGAGGCTGATGTACGATTTTGTGTCCGCTTTGAACGCAGCCCAGACAGTCCAAGAAATTTATCAAATAGCTTTAAATGGCATCTGCCCAGCCCTAAGAACTTCGCGTGCAGCCCTGATCACTGCTGATGTTAACTACAGTTTAAAATATCAAGAATCCGTTGGTATTAGTGAAGACTACAAACAAGCGATCGAAGAGTTTTTTGAAAGTGCCTACGATCGCTCAGAGTTAAAATCAAGAACTTTTCCGCACTGTGCCATATTTCCTAGCGATCGCCTTTTACAAGAGATCTGCCATGCTGAAAATATTGGTGCATGGGCTGTATTTCCTCTAGAGTACGAAAATCGACATTTAGGAGATATTTTTGCTTATTTTGATAGTCCCCGACAATTCAACGAAGAAGAAGTTCAATTAACGCAGACAATCGTCACTTACATTGCGATCGCCATAACGCGCAAGCAAGCGGAACAGGCTCTCAAGGAAAGTCAACAATTTATTCAACGGATTACAGATACAACACCCAATATTATCTATATTTACGATATTGAAGAAAGCCGCAATATTTACTGCAATCAGACCATTTACCATATCCTTGGTTATACACCGTTAGAAATTCAAGCAATGGGTGATTCCTTACTAGATATTGTCATCCATCCTGATGATTTGGCTAAGATCAAAGAGCATTACACTAGCGTTCGTCCCAAAAAATTTGAAGACTTATTTCTATTTGAATATCGCATGAAGGATGTTCATGGCAATTGGAAATGGTTCTATAGTCAAGAAACCGTATTTCTCTGCAATCCTGATGGCACTGTTAAACAAACGATTGGAGCTGCCTCAGATATTACCAACTTAAAAGAAGTCGAAACTCGCTTACAGTCATCCCTTGCAGAGAAGGAAGTTCTATTAAGAGAAGTCCATCATCGGGTGAAGAATAACTTAAGTGTAGTCGATAGTTTACTTTCAATGCAAGCAAGGTATGTCCATGATATTGAAGCTTTGCAATGCCTTTCTGACAGTCAAAGGCGCATTCATACAATGTCGCTTATTCATGAGCAGTTATATCAATCTCAGGATGTAGGTAAGGTTGATTTTTGTGAATATCTCCAACGTCTAGTGAGCAATCTTTATAGCTCCACTAGTTTTAATACTTCACAAATTGAACTCAAGTTAAATCTTAGTCCCACTTTATTAAATATTGATACAGCAATTTCGGTAGGTCTAATCGTTAATGAGCTACTAACTAATGCTTTTAAACACGCATTTCCGAATAACATGAAGGGAGTAATTGAGGTGTCTCTCTATGAAATTGTCGATGATGCTCAATTACATTTGATTATTCGCGACAATGGGGTTGGGATGACTGAAAATATTGATATCAAGTCAACTGCTTCCCTTGGACTAAGATTAGTCCGTATCTTAACCCAACAACTAAGAGCAAGCCTAGATCTATCCTGTGAGATAGGTACAAGTTTTCATCTTATCTTTCATTCAAATCCATAG
- a CDS encoding alpha/beta hydrolase has protein sequence MKYLSDAIANFSSRLVSQSAALMILLSAIGLGINVKSSEAADTVNFRFNIFEVSVSVDDLETFSKTGELRGALDMASRYISASDMATFRRILTERADISVVLLSRFLYTSQGERALDILGDFIKTAPNLSGNRAIRAAAVLATVDKQNGLSLLNFLRKFPTSDIYFDIQAGLQTVGELSDLLQNTQKVVQMVNTEATKQAALPPSPSPSVPLPLQLPDLRNAAGAKWQRYSLTAPALNNKYEIPFYLFIPQINNANLKTSIPAIVIYPGLSSSREPLLYLAEHLASYGFAVVLTVSPTSSAEQLDKLIIGAASEIAPPESFIDRPHDITAVLNFLEKSPKVDNPYVANINWKNVGMVGHSFGGYAALALVSDAQIQSADLAEVCQGKYKWNASLLLQCVALGLPNQTYKLGDPRITAVIAVNPVTSHVLGKAALSKITVPIAVVGSSGDTFAPVVSEQIIPFTWLTTQNRYLVLFNKAGHTAVTAITSGDRLSPEVSNALAGANPIASQDYLKLLSVAFFKTHLVQESSYASYLTPEYFVNISAPSAQASLLRSLSMEQIDAAITK, from the coding sequence ATGAAATATTTATCTGATGCGATCGCCAATTTTTCCTCAAGATTGGTTTCTCAATCCGCTGCTTTGATGATTTTGCTAAGTGCAATTGGTTTAGGAATCAATGTTAAGTCTAGCGAAGCTGCCGATACCGTCAATTTCCGATTTAATATTTTTGAGGTTTCCGTCTCAGTGGACGACCTAGAGACTTTTTCCAAAACAGGAGAATTGCGTGGAGCATTAGATATGGCATCGCGCTATATTTCCGCATCAGATATGGCAACTTTTCGGCGTATTCTGACAGAGAGGGCAGATATTTCCGTAGTTTTACTGTCTCGATTCCTCTATACATCTCAAGGCGAAAGAGCATTAGATATCTTGGGTGATTTTATCAAAACTGCGCCTAATCTATCGGGAAATCGAGCGATTCGTGCTGCTGCGGTTTTAGCAACAGTTGATAAACAGAATGGACTGTCATTGCTCAATTTCCTACGCAAATTCCCCACTTCAGATATCTACTTTGATATTCAGGCAGGACTACAAACCGTTGGGGAATTAAGCGATCTGCTACAAAATACCCAAAAGGTGGTGCAGATGGTCAATACCGAGGCAACCAAACAAGCAGCTTTACCTCCATCTCCATCTCCATCAGTCCCATTACCGCTCCAGTTACCTGATTTGCGTAATGCTGCTGGCGCAAAATGGCAGAGATACAGCCTAACTGCACCTGCCCTCAATAATAAATATGAAATTCCATTTTACCTGTTTATTCCCCAAATCAATAATGCCAACCTTAAGACATCTATTCCTGCGATCGTCATCTATCCCGGTTTAAGTTCTAGTCGTGAACCACTTCTCTACTTAGCAGAACATTTAGCATCCTATGGATTTGCGGTGGTGTTAACGGTGTCACCAACGAGTAGTGCTGAGCAACTAGATAAATTAATCATTGGGGCGGCTAGCGAAATTGCACCGCCAGAAAGCTTTATTGATCGCCCCCATGATATTACTGCGGTTCTGAATTTTCTAGAAAAATCGCCTAAAGTGGATAATCCCTATGTTGCCAATATCAATTGGAAAAATGTGGGCATGGTTGGTCACTCCTTCGGTGGCTATGCAGCTCTCGCTTTAGTTAGTGATGCCCAAATCCAATCTGCGGATCTAGCAGAAGTCTGTCAAGGTAAATATAAATGGAATGCGTCGCTGTTATTGCAATGTGTAGCCTTAGGACTACCAAATCAAACCTATAAGTTGGGAGATCCAAGGATTACTGCTGTGATTGCTGTTAATCCTGTGACTAGTCATGTTTTAGGTAAAGCTGCTCTCAGCAAAATTACAGTCCCGATCGCTGTTGTCGGTAGTTCAGGCGATACCTTTGCGCCAGTCGTCTCTGAGCAAATTATTCCCTTTACATGGTTGACTACCCAAAATCGCTATTTAGTCCTATTTAATAAAGCAGGACATACGGCAGTTACCGCCATCACCTCAGGCGATCGCCTGAGTCCTGAAGTCAGCAATGCTTTGGCAGGGGCAAATCCCATTGCATCACAAGATTACCTCAAGCTCTTGAGTGTTGCTTTCTTTAAAACCCATCTGGTTCAAGAATCAAGCTATGCCAGTTACCTAACCCCTGAATACTTTGTAAATATTTCTGCACCGTCCGCACAAGCTAGTTTGCTGCGATCGCTCAGTATGGAGCAAATTGACGCAGCAATCACAAAATAA
- the ppk2 gene encoding polyphosphate kinase 2 codes for MSKQDKDGKRNKSKKKDNRADTTISLSSISNNFKEQNDQVIGQEDDLIQLPKLSKKTYEKELQHLQIELVKLQEWIKQEGLKVVILFEGRDAAGKGGAIKSITQSLNPRICRVVALGKPSDQERTQWYFQRYTAELPAAGEMVLFDRSWYNRAGVEHVMGYCSHEEYVEFLRSCPEFENMLQRSGIILIKYWFSVSDNEQEKRFSDRIKDPRKRWKFSPMDLEARARWVEYSKAKDDMFNATDTKLSPWYVIDGDDKRRARLNCINHLLAKIAYEDVLPKPFELPPLQNKMVYVRPPIYLQNFIPDVTAHLE; via the coding sequence ATGTCCAAGCAAGATAAAGATGGTAAGCGCAATAAATCGAAAAAGAAAGATAATCGAGCCGATACAACTATTTCCTTGAGTAGTATTTCTAATAATTTTAAAGAGCAGAATGACCAAGTAATTGGGCAAGAAGACGATCTCATCCAGCTTCCGAAGTTATCAAAAAAGACCTACGAAAAAGAACTTCAGCATTTACAGATAGAGCTGGTCAAACTGCAAGAATGGATTAAGCAGGAAGGATTGAAAGTTGTCATTCTGTTTGAAGGGAGAGATGCTGCGGGTAAAGGGGGCGCGATCAAAAGCATTACTCAATCACTTAATCCACGGATTTGTCGAGTCGTCGCTTTGGGCAAGCCTTCCGATCAAGAGCGCACTCAGTGGTATTTTCAGCGCTATACTGCGGAGCTACCTGCGGCGGGAGAAATGGTGCTATTCGATCGCAGTTGGTACAACCGTGCAGGTGTTGAACATGTTATGGGTTATTGCTCCCATGAGGAATATGTCGAATTTTTGCGCTCCTGTCCTGAGTTTGAGAATATGCTTCAGCGATCGGGAATTATTTTGATTAAGTATTGGTTTTCTGTTAGTGATAATGAGCAGGAAAAGAGATTTAGCGATCGCATTAAAGACCCTCGTAAGCGCTGGAAGTTTAGCCCGATGGATTTAGAAGCCAGAGCGCGTTGGGTAGAGTATTCCAAAGCGAAGGATGATATGTTTAACGCAACGGATACCAAACTATCGCCTTGGTATGTGATTGATGGTGATGATAAGCGGCGAGCAAGACTCAATTGTATTAATCATTTATTGGCGAAGATTGCCTATGAGGATGTACTACCAAAGCCGTTTGAATTACCTCCATTGCAAAACAAAATGGTATATGTACGTCCACCAATTTATCTTCAGAACTTCATTCCTGATGTGACAGCACATTTAGAATAA
- a CDS encoding UDP-glucose dehydrogenase family protein, protein MRVCVIGTGYVGLVTGACLAYIGHDVICVDNNEEKVKLMKSGQSPIHEPGLPEVISESIRQGKIEFTTDIAAGVNHGEILFIAVGTPSLPDGRSDMRYVEAVARSIGESLTEGYRVIVNKSTVPIGSGDWVRMIVLDGMGGKSSSDKIQFDVVSNPEFLREGVAVYDTFNPDRIVVGSGSDRALQLMQELYKPIIDRSYAEDKSLPPVPVVVTDLNSAEMIKYAANAFLATKISFVNEVANICDRVGADVKEVAKGIGLDSRIGSKFLQAGIGWGGSCFGKDVSALIYTAEDYGYSTEILKACVRVNELQRTLVVEKLQQALKILKGKTIGLLGMTFKPDTDDMRDAPSLTLIDQLSRLGARVKAYDPLVSQSGLRQGFSNVIVETDLERLADGCDAVVLVTDWQEFLSIDYAKMLTLMAHPVIIDARNFLDGKALEALGYKYIGIGR, encoded by the coding sequence ATGCGTGTTTGTGTAATTGGAACTGGTTATGTAGGATTGGTAACAGGTGCTTGTCTTGCCTACATTGGTCATGACGTAATTTGTGTGGATAATAACGAAGAGAAAGTCAAACTGATGAAATCGGGACAATCACCGATTCATGAGCCAGGATTGCCTGAAGTGATATCTGAGTCAATTCGTCAGGGCAAAATTGAATTCACAACGGATATTGCCGCAGGGGTTAATCATGGCGAAATTTTGTTCATTGCCGTGGGGACACCTTCACTTCCTGATGGTCGCAGTGATATGCGCTATGTTGAAGCCGTGGCTCGTAGTATTGGCGAAAGTCTCACTGAGGGATATCGGGTCATTGTCAACAAGTCAACTGTACCAATTGGATCTGGTGACTGGGTGCGGATGATTGTCCTTGATGGAATGGGTGGAAAGAGTAGTAGTGACAAGATCCAGTTTGATGTAGTAAGCAATCCTGAATTTTTGCGAGAAGGTGTGGCGGTTTACGATACCTTTAATCCCGATCGCATTGTAGTTGGTAGTGGCAGCGATCGCGCGCTCCAACTGATGCAGGAGCTATATAAACCGATTATTGATCGTTCCTATGCTGAGGACAAGAGCTTGCCCCCAGTACCAGTGGTTGTCACAGATCTAAACTCTGCGGAAATGATTAAATATGCAGCGAATGCTTTTCTGGCTACTAAGATTAGCTTTGTCAATGAGGTTGCCAACATTTGCGATCGCGTCGGCGCAGATGTAAAGGAAGTTGCCAAAGGAATTGGACTAGACTCACGGATTGGTTCCAAATTCCTGCAAGCAGGCATCGGTTGGGGTGGATCTTGCTTTGGTAAGGATGTCTCCGCTTTAATCTATACAGCCGAAGACTATGGCTATTCCACCGAAATCCTGAAGGCATGTGTGCGTGTAAATGAGCTTCAGCGCACCCTCGTCGTAGAGAAGCTACAACAGGCTCTGAAAATTCTCAAGGGTAAAACCATTGGTCTATTAGGAATGACATTTAAGCCTGATACCGATGATATGCGCGACGCTCCTTCACTCACCTTGATCGATCAATTAAGCCGCTTGGGTGCAAGGGTCAAAGCCTATGATCCTCTAGTTTCGCAATCAGGATTACGCCAAGGTTTTTCTAATGTGATTGTGGAAACAGATCTAGAGCGTCTCGCTGATGGTTGTGATGCCGTGGTATTAGTGACAGATTGGCAAGAGTTCTTGAGCATTGACTATGCCAAGATGTTAACGCTCATGGCACATCCCGTCATCATTGATGCCCGTAATTTCCTTGACGGCAAGGCTCTTGAAGCTTTGGGCTATAAGTACATTGGTATTGGTCGTTAA
- a CDS encoding UDP-glucuronic acid decarboxylase family protein: MKILVTGGAGFIGSHLVDRLIEAGNSVISLDNLYTGRKVNNAHWLEHPNFKFIEHDVINPIDIEQVDQIYHLACPASPVHYQADPIKTAQTNFLGTFNVLELAKRCKARVLLASTSEVYGDPLIHPQTEDYWGNVNCTGIRSCYDEGKRISETLTFDYHRQFGVEVRVARIFNTHGVRMLENDGRVVSNFIVQALKGIPLTIYGDGSQTRSFCYVSDLVEGLIRLTNGNYIGPVNLGNPGEYTILQLAQTIQRLIDPTAELVFKPLPQDDPQRRQPDISRAKFHLGWEPTVPLEEGLAKTIAYFRDHLSVK; this comes from the coding sequence ATGAAAATTTTGGTTACTGGCGGTGCGGGCTTTATTGGGTCACATTTAGTTGATCGTCTGATTGAGGCGGGGAACTCAGTTATATCCCTTGATAATCTCTACACAGGTCGTAAAGTCAATAATGCCCATTGGCTAGAACACCCTAACTTTAAATTCATTGAGCATGACGTTATCAATCCCATTGATATTGAGCAGGTCGATCAGATCTATCATCTTGCTTGTCCAGCTTCACCTGTACATTACCAAGCTGATCCCATTAAAACTGCCCAAACCAACTTTTTGGGAACCTTCAATGTTTTGGAATTAGCTAAGCGATGCAAAGCAAGAGTTCTCCTTGCCTCAACATCAGAAGTGTACGGCGATCCTTTAATTCATCCGCAAACCGAAGACTATTGGGGCAACGTTAATTGCACAGGTATTCGCAGTTGTTATGACGAAGGAAAGCGAATTTCTGAAACTCTGACCTTTGATTACCATCGTCAATTTGGTGTTGAAGTCAGAGTTGCTCGTATTTTCAATACCCACGGAGTCAGAATGCTAGAGAATGATGGACGGGTAGTTAGCAATTTTATTGTGCAAGCCCTTAAGGGAATTCCGCTTACGATCTATGGAGATGGCTCCCAGACCCGTAGTTTCTGTTATGTATCCGATCTTGTTGAAGGGTTAATCCGTCTCACTAATGGCAACTACATTGGACCTGTGAATCTGGGTAATCCGGGGGAATATACCATTCTACAATTGGCGCAGACAATTCAACGACTAATCGATCCCACGGCTGAACTGGTATTTAAACCTTTACCTCAAGATGATCCCCAACGTCGTCAGCCTGACATTTCACGTGCTAAGTTCCATTTAGGATGGGAACCAACCGTTCCATTGGAAGAAGGCTTAGCGAAAACAATCGCCTATTTTCGCGATCACTTATCGGTTAAATAG
- a CDS encoding polysaccharide biosynthesis/export family protein, whose translation MRINKFGKLILLVLIAYSPFPSWAQTTTIEKPAPSSTASPDPTKSNLRPLSTVNPVNNSGAPSLNVSDSQDTFRYTLGAGDNIRIEVFNVPELSGNQTIAPDGTINISLIGAVKLEGLSLEEANALLKAKLNPFLVRNIVNISLLSPRALNIAVVGEVNRPGPRFLNYVGAGAVGNNVNAATLTRAIESASGITSRADISNIQISRRDGTLGRRIIKVNLQNLLEKGDITQDIRILDGDSILVPPLPLASASQTRLVSNSTFSPDTFTIQVAIVGEVNRVGTQTLVYSRNGTLSTGLTGATTAAGNASNGGPVNLSRALQAANGVTEIADIRNVQISRLNDKGQRTIVKANLLDLITKADLSQDITLTDGDLITVPRLEKTNPTEYLQVAKATFSPTVITVQVVGEAVRPGPLQLRPNSSFTEAISFAGGLTNDADWRAVELYRVNPDGSIMRRNLVADLNQPLSEEFNPGLRDRDVIVIRPSFGSSILSSATRFLGNVVTPFSLINNLFRNF comes from the coding sequence ATGCGTATAAACAAGTTTGGTAAATTAATTCTATTGGTATTGATTGCCTATTCTCCTTTTCCTAGCTGGGCGCAGACAACTACAATTGAAAAACCTGCCCCTTCATCTACAGCATCTCCAGATCCTACAAAATCTAACCTGAGACCATTATCAACAGTTAATCCAGTTAATAATAGTGGTGCGCCTTCCTTAAATGTCAGTGACTCCCAAGATACATTTCGCTATACTCTGGGCGCAGGCGATAACATCAGGATCGAAGTTTTTAATGTGCCAGAGCTATCAGGCAATCAAACGATCGCCCCCGATGGAACGATTAATATTTCTCTAATTGGAGCAGTTAAATTAGAAGGATTGAGTTTAGAGGAGGCAAATGCTTTACTAAAAGCAAAACTCAATCCTTTTCTAGTCCGCAATATTGTGAACATCTCCTTGCTTTCTCCCCGTGCGCTCAACATTGCCGTAGTGGGAGAAGTCAACCGTCCAGGACCAAGATTTTTAAACTACGTTGGTGCTGGCGCAGTCGGTAACAATGTTAATGCAGCAACATTGACTAGAGCAATAGAATCTGCATCAGGAATTACTTCAAGAGCGGACATCAGTAATATTCAAATTTCCCGTCGGGATGGGACGTTAGGTCGCCGCATTATCAAAGTTAATCTCCAAAACCTCCTTGAAAAAGGTGATATCACTCAAGATATTCGTATCCTCGATGGTGATTCAATTCTCGTCCCCCCATTACCTCTAGCAAGTGCATCTCAGACAAGACTTGTCAGTAACTCTACCTTCTCTCCAGACACCTTTACCATTCAAGTTGCGATCGTGGGAGAAGTGAATCGTGTCGGTACGCAAACCTTAGTATATTCGCGTAATGGCACTCTATCTACAGGACTAACGGGCGCAACCACTGCGGCGGGCAATGCTTCCAATGGAGGCCCAGTTAACCTCAGCCGTGCCTTACAAGCAGCCAATGGCGTGACGGAAATTGCCGATATTCGTAATGTCCAAATTTCCCGATTGAATGATAAAGGACAGCGCACAATCGTCAAGGCAAATCTATTAGATCTGATTACTAAAGCCGATCTCAGTCAAGATATTACCCTTACCGATGGCGATCTCATTACTGTACCTCGACTCGAAAAAACTAATCCTACCGAATACCTACAAGTAGCTAAAGCGACTTTCTCTCCTACCGTTATTACGGTACAAGTTGTTGGAGAAGCAGTTCGTCCAGGACCTCTGCAACTACGTCCTAATAGTTCTTTTACCGAAGCGATCTCCTTTGCTGGCGGATTAACCAATGATGCAGATTGGCGTGCAGTTGAGCTTTATCGGGTTAATCCCGATGGTTCGATTATGCGTCGCAACCTTGTAGCTGATTTAAATCAACCTTTGAGCGAAGAATTTAATCCTGGACTACGCGATCGCGATGTGATCGTGATTCGTCCATCTTTCGGTTCCAGCATTCTTAGCTCAGCCACTAGGTTTCTCGGTAATGTCGTGACTCCTTTCTCACTCATAAACAATCTTTTTAGAAATTTTTAG
- a CDS encoding HAD-IA family hydrolase — MRSPQVIYLDAVGTLFGVRGSVGEQYAKVAADFGVRLDADLINRSFYHSFQSAPRIAFPDLPQSDIPIAEYQWWRSLAQQTFNQTGDLIKFANFEAFFKQLYAYFATAAPWFVYEDVQIALDTWRQQGITIGVLSNFDSRVYKVIAALGLKHYFESITISTESGAAKPESLIFEAALAKHQLERSPDLAWHIGDSFSEDYEGANTIGITAFWLNRDRRPTKNLAQQAARTIHLLTDLQQKGSNSHQ; from the coding sequence ATGCGATCGCCACAGGTTATTTATCTAGATGCAGTTGGTACTCTATTTGGTGTTAGAGGTAGTGTTGGCGAACAGTATGCAAAAGTTGCGGCAGATTTTGGCGTTAGGCTGGATGCTGACCTGATTAACCGTTCTTTTTATCACAGTTTCCAATCAGCACCAAGGATTGCCTTTCCTGATTTGCCCCAATCAGATATCCCGATCGCAGAATATCAATGGTGGCGATCACTTGCCCAGCAAACCTTTAATCAAACAGGGGATTTGATCAAGTTTGCTAACTTTGAAGCTTTTTTCAAACAGCTCTATGCTTACTTTGCCACTGCTGCACCTTGGTTTGTATATGAAGATGTGCAAATTGCCTTAGATACATGGCGACAACAGGGGATTACCATCGGTGTGCTATCAAATTTTGATAGTCGCGTTTATAAAGTAATTGCCGCCCTAGGACTTAAGCATTATTTTGAGTCGATCACTATATCAACGGAGAGTGGTGCAGCAAAGCCTGAATCACTCATTTTTGAAGCAGCTTTAGCAAAGCATCAACTTGAGCGATCGCCCGATCTCGCTTGGCATATAGGCGATAGTTTCAGCGAGGACTATGAGGGGGCAAATACGATAGGCATCACGGCATTTTGGCTGAATCGAGATCGCCGACCCACCAAAAATCTAGCGCAACAGGCGGCAAGGACAATTCATCTGCTAACTGACCTACAGCAAAAAGGAAGCAATAGCCACCAATGA
- a CDS encoding riboflavin synthase, with the protein MFTGLVQTIGIIEQRDHDRLVIHCPDLVSKIAIGDSVAVNGVCLTATKISDTNFVADVSPETLGRTNLGDRKLKYVNLEMALAVGDRIGGHFVSGHIDGMGKLCDRYLVGNSWELSFEAIPEVARYIVFKGSIAINGISLTVSDCNESGTNFRVAVIPHTYENTTLKYLDLGSSVHLEGDVLGKYVEKFLRSGYLAPSSLAHPEITPEFLAEHGW; encoded by the coding sequence ATGTTCACAGGCTTAGTGCAAACAATTGGCATCATTGAGCAACGCGATCACGATCGCCTTGTCATTCATTGTCCTGATCTGGTCAGCAAAATTGCGATCGGAGATAGTGTCGCCGTCAATGGTGTATGTCTAACCGCAACCAAGATTTCTGATACAAATTTTGTGGCTGACGTGTCTCCCGAAACCTTGGGGCGAACGAATCTAGGTGATCGCAAATTAAAATATGTCAACTTAGAAATGGCTCTAGCTGTAGGAGATCGCATTGGTGGACATTTTGTCTCAGGTCATATCGATGGGATGGGGAAATTATGCGATCGCTATCTAGTCGGCAATTCTTGGGAACTGAGCTTTGAGGCAATTCCTGAAGTAGCGCGTTACATTGTCTTTAAAGGCAGTATTGCGATTAATGGGATCAGCCTCACAGTGTCCGATTGCAATGAATCAGGCACAAATTTTCGAGTTGCAGTTATCCCCCATACCTATGAGAACACCACATTAAAATATCTCGATCTTGGTAGCTCCGTGCATTTAGAAGGTGATGTGTTAGGTAAATATGTTGAGAAATTTCTAAGATCAGGATATCTAGCGCCCAGTAGTCTAGCTCATCCCGAAATAACACCCGAATTTCTTGCTGAGCATGGCTGGTAA